The Acinetobacter lwoffii region TGTAACGAGGCTGATACGGGCGTTTTAGGCGCTTGGATCGAGGAATCCATAAGTCAGCTGCAATCATCCAGGAACGCAGGGTTTCTACTGAAAGATCGAATCCATGTACGGTGGTGAGCTTTTCATGCGCTAAAGTGGGTCCGAAACCATGGAGTTGATCAGAAACAATATTGAGGCACTTGAGTCTGAGTTCTTCAGGAAGTTTGGAATTGCTGATTTGGCCACGACCGGCATGGGCTAATGCAGCGGGACCTTGAGCTTTGTATTTCTGCAGTAAGCGTCTGATCTGACGTTCTGAAATATGAAGTAGCTGAGCAGCCTGGGATTGAGTTATGCGTTGATCGCAGATTTCCTGCAAGACCGACAATCGTTTAAGTTCTTTATCCGACATAGACACCAACATATCAAACCGTCCGCTAACGAAATTGCAAAAGTGCATATTCTAAAAGCGGACATTTTTACTTTGGAGAAACCGGACATTTCTATTTTGGAGTTACAATCTCGTTTCGCATAACAGCCATTATGTTAAATTGTAGTAAGAACTTTAATGCGATAGAGCAGAATGTATATGCAAAATAAGCTTGATAACATTATTCAAGAATTAAAAGAACTATCTGGGAATAGTCGTCTAAACATAGAACTACCTGATGATATTTTCATATCTGCTTATGAACGAAAAATAGGTTTTATTTTTCCAAAAGATTATAAAAAAGTTTTGAAAGAGATTAGCAATATCTTTTATGGAACAATTGAATTAGCGTCTCTTACAGATGAGAAAGAATGCTATCGAGGGCTATCTCAGATATTAAATGATGCTAGGGAGCAAGGTCTGCCAGAAGATTGGCTACCTATTTGTGAAGATAATGGTAGTTATTATTGCCTATCTCCTAATCATAAAATTAGATATTGGACAGCAGATGGATATAGCGATGAGCAGTGGGAAGATTTAGCAGATTGGATCAAGCAAGTTTGGATAGATGGAAATTAAGAATTTCTAAAATTAACATAATACACCTTATACGAAATTAAAAAATGGAGCCTAAAGCTCCATTTTTTAATAACTTTTTTTAAATTGCTAAGCGTAAATTCAGTGCTTTTACAACTTTAATCACAGTATCAAAACTAGGGTTAACATCACCAGAAAGTGCTTTATAAAGACTTTCTCGGCCTAAGCCTGTATCTCGTGATAATTGAGCCATTCCTTTAGCTTTTGCAATGTTACCTAAAGCCTTTGCAATGAATGCGGCATCGCCATTAGATTCTTCAATACATGCTTGTAAGTAAGCCTGCATATCATCCTCTGTTTTAAGATGCTCAGCACTGTCCCATTTGCGAAGTTTAATAGCCATTTATAGCTCCTCCTCTAAATCTTGTGCCAATTGCAGGGCAAGTTTTATATCTTTACTTTGCGTAGACTTATCTCCGCCTGCTAAAAGAATAACAACCCTTTGCCCTTGCTTGCAGTAATAAATCCTATAGCCTGGCCCAAAGAAGAAACGTAATTCAGAAACACCTTCACCGACCGGCTCAGTATCTCCAAAGTTTCCATCTTCAACCCGATCAATTCGGACTTGTATGCGTCTTTTTGCCTGCTGGTCTTTTAACTTGGTGAACCAGTCATCAAAGACTTCAGTGGTATATATTGAGTACATAAGTAGAATGTATCCTATAGGATACATTTATGCAAGAAATAAACTTGATATTTGGGGCTCGAAACGGTGATGTTATTCCTAAGTAGAAATGTCCTACCTAATAACCAAATAGAAATGTCCTATATGGACAATTCCAAGTCAAGCACAGGATTTAGATTTCGTTCTTTGATTGCTATTTTCTGTGCACGTCTGCTTGGCATCTTTTGAGAACGATTGCGTTTGTTTTGTTGTTCCAGTTCTTCATGCTGTTGTTGGATATGATTCAGAACAGCACCCAACCGTTTATTCTCAACAATCTCTCGCTGATTCAGCTGACTTAATTTATCGAAGAGGCTGTAATTGATCTTTCGGCCATCATGCATGAGGGCTACAGTACCATCCGGGTATTCCAGGAACTCAAGATACTTACCGATCAACCTTTGATTTTCTTCGGTGTTTTCCAGGAGATATACGCATTTATCATAAGTAATCGTCAGGCTATTCGTGACTCTGCGGGGTTCACGCCAAGTAAAAATATCATCTAATTCTTCGGCTGTTTCAGTGATAGGCCGATGTAGATCCTTAGGATTAAAAGCCATCTTGGCGAACTTCTGATTGAACTGCTCAATGAAGCAGGGTAGCCAGGCATTAGCTTGCTCAATCGAGCTGATACCTTCCAGACGCATCTCCTTGATCAGACGGTCCTGAAGGGTTCTGTTGGCACGTTCCACACGGCCTTTGGCCTGTGGTGAATTGGCGAAGATGATATCGATATTCAGGGTACTGAGTACGCGTCCAAACTGGGTAATCTTGGTGTCTTTCTTGCTGCTTTGATTCACCCTGAAGACTGAATGTTTGTCGCTGTAAAATGCCAACGGCTTACCATGCTGCTCAACATACAAGCGTGTTGAAATCATATAATCAAAGGCTGATTCTGATTCACAGAAGCGTAAATGCTGCAATTTTCCTGTAGCATCATCGATAAACACCAGCAGACAGCATTTAGCAGCGCGTCCTTCAAACCAGTCATGATATGAGCCATCAATTTGGATCAGTTCACCAAAGCAATCCCGGTTGTAACGAGGCTGATACGGGCGTTTTAGGCGCTTGGATCGAGGAATCCATAAGTCAGCTGCAATCATCCAGGAACGCAGGGTTTCTACTGAAAGATCGAATCCATGTACGGTGGTGAGCTTTTCATGCGCTAAAGTGGGTCCGAAACCATGGAGTTGATCAGAAACAATATTGAGGCACTTGAGTCTGAGTTCTTCAGGAAGTTTGGAATTGCTGATTTGGCCACGACCGGCATGGGCTAATGCAGCGGGACCTTGAGCTTTGTATTTCTGCAGTAAGCGTCTGATCTGACGTTCTGAAATATGAAGTAGCTGAGCAGCCTGGGATTGAGTTATGCGTTGATCGCAGATTTCCTGCAAGACCGACAATCGTTTAAGTTCTTTATCCGACATAGACACCAACATATCAAACCGTCCGCTAACGAAATTGCAAAAGTGCATATTCTAAAAGCGGACATTTTTACTTTGGAGAAACCGGACATTTCTATTTTGGAGTTACAGGTGAATTTCGTATAACCGCCATTATGTTAAGTTAATCAAAATTCTTAATGCACCAAAACCTAAAAATTTAAATGGAGTAAAAATGACTTTAAAGGGGTTAGATATTCAAGAAGATTGTATCAAAGCTATTTCTAATGAATCTTTAATATTTGATATTAAGAATAAAGAGTTTTTAGAGGATATAGAAAATCTTTTATTACAGTATTTTCAAAATTTTAGTAATGATTTAAATGGAATTGAGTTTGATAATTTTTCTGTGGAGTTTTGGTTCGATGCAGGACAATTGATTATTTATCCTGAAAAAGATTTATTAGATCGTAAACCCTTTGAATCTGAATATGATTTAGATAGATTAGACCCTTATTTTTATCTAGTTTGTGAAGAATATAGGATATATTTTGATGACTTAATATCTCGAAAAGTAAGCGATCAAGTATCTGAAAAAGAAGCTATTTCTAAAACTAATGACGTAATTGATTGTGTAAGCAAAGCTATAAAAAATATAAATGATGAAAACAATCTTTTAAAGATGTTAGGCAGGCCTAAATTAGAAATAAGATATTTCGGTGTAACGAAAGAAGAACTTTTAGCAAAAGAAATTCTCGTGAAATGAAGTAGATATTTTTGTCGTATTAAGGAAAACTAAAATTAACATAAT contains the following coding sequences:
- a CDS encoding SMI1/KNR4 family protein; the protein is MQNKLDNIIQELKELSGNSRLNIELPDDIFISAYERKIGFIFPKDYKKVLKEISNIFYGTIELASLTDEKECYRGLSQILNDAREQGLPEDWLPICEDNGSYYCLSPNHKIRYWTADGYSDEQWEDLADWIKQVWIDGN
- a CDS encoding addiction module antidote protein codes for the protein MAIKLRKWDSAEHLKTEDDMQAYLQACIEESNGDAAFIAKALGNIAKAKGMAQLSRDTGLGRESLYKALSGDVNPSFDTVIKVVKALNLRLAI
- a CDS encoding type II toxin-antitoxin system RelE/ParE family toxin → MYSIYTTEVFDDWFTKLKDQQAKRRIQVRIDRVEDGNFGDTEPVGEGVSELRFFFGPGYRIYYCKQGQRVVILLAGGDKSTQSKDIKLALQLAQDLEEEL
- a CDS encoding ISNCY family transposase, whose product is MSDKELKRLSVLQEICDQRITQSQAAQLLHISERQIRRLLQKYKAQGPAALAHAGRGQISNSKLPEELRLKCLNIVSDQLHGFGPTLAHEKLTTVHGFDLSVETLRSWMIAADLWIPRSKRLKRPYQPRYNRDCFGELIQIDGSYHDWFEGRAAKCCLLVFIDDATGKLQHLRFCESESAFDYMISTRLYVEQHGKPLAFYSDKHSVFRVNQSSKKDTKITQFGRVLSTLNIDIIFANSPQAKGRVERANRTLQDRLIKEMRLEGISSIEQANAWLPCFIEQFNQKFAKMAFNPKDLHRPITETAEELDDIFTWREPRRVTNSLTITYDKCVYLLENTEENQRLIGKYLEFLEYPDGTVALMHDGRKINYSLFDKLSQLNQREIVENKRLGAVLNHIQQQHEELEQQNKRNRSQKMPSRRAQKIAIKERNLNPVLDLELSI